CATATATAGTGGTTGAGATACAAATCCTAACCCATTTAAAATCATGGCTTTGACCGCATGACCAGGGCTGACCTTTTCTCCTTTTTCTTCACCTATTAAATCATTAATGATTTCTACCAACCCAATGGCATCTACCATTCCTGCTACTATGCCTAAATGATCTATATTTTGGATTTGGATTTCTTTTACATTCAACATCACAACAGGATTCTCCATGAATTCTGTTTTGATTTTCTCATTTCTATTTTGGTTAACAATTAATTTTTCTAAACTTTTTCGGGATTTTCGCATTTCTCCTGGAATCCAGGTTTTTACCTGAAAGCTTTGCTCATTGGCAGTTGCTTAGGTTTCTAAGACTAATTCTTATTAAGCCTCTTTCTTCTTAATTTAGTTTAGTTCTTATGTACTACTTTAGCGCTCTTTTCTTGATGTGTGACAGTTGAGGGTGCGGAATGTGGGTTGAAATTAACGCCGTTTATAAATTCTCCTAGTGATCTAAGATAAACTTCTTTACAATCGTGAGCATATTTCATATCTCCAATTCCTCAAGCATTTTTTAACGATTCCCCCTTCAGATAACGTTCCAGTGCATCCGTGACCAACTTATTGAGATTCACCCCCCGTTGTTGGGCAAATAAAGCCGCCTGACGATGAAGTTGGCTACCTACACGCACATGAAAACTTCCCTTAAACGCCTTCTCTGGCTCAATACCTTTTTCCTCACACAAAGCCAAATAATCATCAATTGCTTCCTCAAAACTAGCCCTCAGACTAGCCACATCTTCCCCCTCAAAACTGATTAAACTGCGGATATATTCCGCCTGTCCATAAAAGACTTTATCTTCATCACTATAGTGAATAGAACCGAAATAATCCTTGTATTGCATTATGTCATTTATTACCCATCTTAAATCACCAATTCCTCAAAAAAATTTACCATCACCAAATTCTTGTTGAAAAATAACCTCAATTTGTTCTTGCAGAAGTGGAACTTTATTTTGCACAATGTCCCAAATTATTTCATTTTCTAGACTGAAATAAGCATGAGCTAAAATATCTCTTAAACCTGCTATTTTCCGCCATTCTACCGTAGGATAACGATTTCTAGTTTCCGTCGGTACTTGCTTAATTGCCTCCCCGATAATTTGCAGATTTCGCAGCACAGCATCAAACCTCAACTCATCTTCAAAAAACTGGTCATAGCTGATACCTTCCGTATAACGCAAAACCTTGTCACAACTATTCAAAATATCCTCAAAATACAGTCTGAGATTACGAGACATAGATAGCCTCTGTTTCAATGACATCTCTAATTTGAGGCTTTAACATCTTCTTGCTAACTACATCTACGGGACATCCCAAACTATCCTCCAGAAAAAACTTTAAGTCCATGTAACAGTCAAACGTCACCTTACCGTCAAACTCCACTAATAAATCAATATCACTTTTAGCCGTGGCTTCATCCCTCGCTACAGAACCAAATAAAGCCAGAGATTTTACACCATAACCACGAATTTCTGCCCCATGAGCTTTTAAAAAAGCGATTAATTTTTCTCGTTTCATTTTTTTAATCGTCAACCATTTTTCAGGGAATAAACCAGAAATAATCCTGATATTACATCATGTCATTCATAGCAATTCATCACCATATTTTTCTAACCAAACCTGCAAAGCATTTTCGTCAATTTCCCCAGAAGCTAAACCTTCCATCACTAATACTATTTCCGGTTCTGGTGCATTGAAACTATAAGCATTCAACCCCAAAAAAACATACATTGCCATAAAAGCTGTACGCTTATTACCATCCACAAAGGAATGATTTTGACACAAAGCAAAACCATAAGCCGCCGCCAATTCCCAGAGCGAAACCTCCGACTGAACAGAAAATTTATGCTGAAGACGGGCTAAACTCGCTGCTAACAACACCGAATCTCTTACCCCAGATAAACCGCCATACTGACAAATCAAACCTTCATGGATAGCCAGCACCATCTGTTCTGTCAGCCAAGTTGGTTCATTCACTTAGCGAGTTCCTTCAACGCATGACGAAACTTCTGGCTACCTTCCCGATAAATGGCCATCGCTTTCTCAAACTCAGGATCATAAGGACTAAGCTGGAGTCCATGTTCAGTTTCCGTCACAAATAAAGTATCACCTTCGGAAAGGTTGAGCTTTTCTAACGACTCCTTAGAAAATGTCACCCCTACTGAATTACCAATTTTGCGTAACTTTAAGGTCTGGATCATGAAACTTTCCCTAATGTAATTACGAGTGTAACTACTATCTTAACCTTAAATTCCCAATTCCTCAAAGTTTTTAGCGATCGCACTGGCTAATTCCACCGCTTCCTGATTTAAGTCTTTTAACTCAATTAGGACTTACGCAACTGGCACAGGCGATGCCTGCGGCGGGCTACGCCTACGCTAAATTAAAGTACATTTGTATTATACAAGCGATGCAACTGGCACAAATAGGGAGCGGGCGTAGCCCGGCTACGCGACAATTTAAATTAAACCAAGCACATATTAAATTAAACTAAGCACATAGGAATACTTGGGCGTTTGAGTTGTTGAATTAAATAATTAGACAGCAAATTATGCTTGATTTGATAAACAGTTTGTCCAGTTTGATAGGCTAAATTTTTTAATCTGATCCAAACCAACATTGCACAAGCAATATGATTTCTTTGAAGCCTAGCTTTACGACATTGACAAGATTCAATGCCAGTTAGTTGTTTAATCTCTCGGTGAAACTCCTCAATTTTCCAACGAATTTTACACACCTCTTGTACAACATTCGTGGAACTTTGAGATAAATCGTTAGTGGCGACATAATCCGTTCTGTTGGTAGAAACAGCAACCCGGAATAGTTTCACTTTTTTCTGGGCGGGAAATCCTTTAATTTTTATGATTTTACCACATTCTAATTCTTCTTCGCTCCATTCTAACAATTCAATTCGTTTATATTTTTCTTTACCCAATGTATCATCAACTAACCGATTATTTTTTAAAGGGCAATAATAAACTTTCTCTAGACTATCAATATAAAGCATTAAACTGTGTACCGCATACCACGTGTCCATCAAAACCGTATCAAAGGGTAAAAGCTTTTGATACGGTTTTGCAGCATATCTTTCACATGGTCTATCTTGGTTTTACCATCCACATCAGGATTAAAAATGCGGTAATCTATTACCCAAAATTTTTGCACTTTAGGATTTACATATACACAACTGACTACACCAATTCCTTTGATTATGCCATGTTCGTTCCCACTATATTGGCTCCTCACCATCTCTATTTCTTTAGAATATCTTTTGTCTAAAATGCTATCATCAAATATTATGTAACCATTGGCATCAAGTTCAATTACGTCTTTCACATTTTCCCATAGTAACCTCGGTGTTAACTTTTCTCTCTTCAAATAATAATTAATTGCATCATGGCTAATATGCTCTAAATGCTCTGCTAAATTGGTAATCGTGTAATTAATTTGACTGCTTAACAAGTATTGGCAGTAATTAAGCTTTGTAAAGCTCATGCTGATCACCAAAATTATCTCTTACATCTTCTACCTATTTTCTCATGAATATTTTCATGATTTTTCCCAGAGAGCGACTTTCTATTGCAAAAACAAAGCTTATGGCTAACGCCACGCTACGCTATCGGAATCCCGTTTTATTCATACCTTTGTACTATCAACTAAACTAGTACAAGACGGCGTAAATAAACAGACCATTCAAAATCCCTGAAAAGCCCATTTTATAAGCTTTTTGACTTTTGACTTTTGACTTTTGACTTCCGCCTTGCGGTACTAGGCATCGCCCTGTCCCAGTTGCATCACTTGTATAATACAAATGTACTTTAATTTAGCGTAGGCGTAGCCCGCCGCAGGCATCGCCTGTGCCAATTGCGTAAGTCCTATTGCAGTTGTATGGGAAAAGAGTCAGAATCGCGGATTTTGCGGATTAAAGGATTGCGCGGATTTTTGGATTAAAAATCCGTGAAATCCCTTAATCTATCTAATCCGCGATTCTGACTTATGTGGGATAAAATTAACTATAAAACTAACAATGAAACTAACTATGGAACTAACAAGATTTAATGAAATAGATTTTTTACCTGCCTTAAAAGGTTTTTTTAGTGAGCTAAATGTACCGATTAATTATGTAGATGATAAGCCGACTTCGGTAAAAAATATATTACAGTATACTTATAAGGATAATGAGTCTTTTAGGTTAATTAATGACGTTTATTTTGTTGGATTAGTTGATGATGCAGCTTTTAGAGGGAATCAAAGTTTAGAAATCGCCCAAATTAACTCAGATTATGATGGAATTTTGGTTTTTGGGATAACTTTGAATGATCGCCTAAATGGTTTATTGCCAACGCGATCGCAGTTGGCGGAAATAGCACGGGCTTTTAATCGGGAGTTTTGTTATACGCCTGTTGTCGTGGTGTTTAGGTATGGCGAGTATCTAGCATTTGCGAATACGGAGAGATTGAAATACAAGCGGAATCAGGAAGGGGAGAAAGCTGGGAAAGTAACGCTATTAAGGGATGTGAGTATTAACAATATTCACGCAGCACATGAAAAAATTATTTTTGGGGATAAGAATTTTAAGGGTTTAAAGATTGATACGAGTAAGGTCAATAGTTTTAAAAAGCTGTATGACTATTGGCAAACAGTATTTTCATTACAAGCTTTAAACGACCAGTTTTATGCAGATTTGCAAGACTGGTTTTACTATGCGTCGCAAGAGATCAATCTTCCTTTCAAACCTGACTATGTTCCAGAAAAGGAGAATATCAAAAACTTTTTGGTGCGGTTGCTTGCTCGAACCATGTTTTGCTGGTTTATCAAGGAAAAGGGACTAATTAAGCCTGAAATTTTGGAGCTTAGAGATTGGGATGGTCGGGTTTATCCTTTGGTTAGAGACTTTGAGGATGAGAACTTTTTAGAGTCAAATAGCTATTATCGTGGCGTTTTGCAAAATATCTTTTTTAATTCGTTGAATCAAAAGGAGAAAAAATCGCTCAAAGATTTTAAATGGACAAAGTATTTACATTCAGATTTTCAGGTTGAATGGTTTACAACGATTCCATATTTGAATGGCGGTATTTTTGACAAGTTGGATGAAGATAATGCGAAGGAAAGTATTGAAGATACGGTGATGCGTGTGCCTAACTTTCTGTTTTATGGGATTGAGACAGAAGAGAATGTGGCTAAGGGTAAGGCCAAGAAAATTGAAGTTAGGAAGGTTTACCACAAGGGTTTGAATGAAATTTTTAAATCCTATAAGTTCACTTTGGAAGAGAATACGCCCTATGACGAAGATATTGCTTTAGATCCTGAGTTGTTGGGTTTAGTGTTTGAGAACCTATTGGCAGAACTTGATCCAAATTTGGAAGAGAGTACGATCAAGAGTATCCGTAAGCAGACAGGGAGCTATTACACGCCGCGTAAGGTGATTCAGGAAATGGTGAATGAGAGTTTGTTTATTTAAACGGTAAATTTGAAATATATTCCGTTCGCAATCCCCAAGCACGGAATAACCTCAAAGCCATGCAACTAAACGATGAGGTCTTGTTTTACCACAGCCAAGAAGGAAACAGCATCATGGGTAAAATGAAAGTAATCGTCACTGCCCATCAAGACCCAACCACCAACGATCCTAAATGGTTAAGCGCCACCTTTGAACCAGTGCAAACCTTTGAGAAAGCTATCGTATTAAGCCAGATAAAAGAAACTCCAGAATTAGCAAATATCGGCTTAGTCAAACAGCCTAGACTTGCTGTGATGCCATTAACTAAATCTGAGTTTGAGTTGATTATAAAATTAGCAAAATAAAAAGTCAGAATCGCGGATTATAAGGATTACACAGATTACGTGGATTAGATTATTTGTGATAGCAACAGATGCTAAAATCCGTGAAATCCTTTAATCTGTCTAATCAGTGATGCGGATGAGATTATCTGATACAGTGACAGATAATTAAAATCCGTGAAACCCCTTAATCTGTCTAATCAGTGATGCGGATGAGATTATCTGATACAGTGACAGATAATTAAAATCCGTGAAACCCCTTAATCTGTCTAATCAGTGATGCGGATGAGATTATCTGATACAGTGACAGATAATTAAAATCCGTGAAACCCCTTAATCTGTCTAATCAGTGATGCGGATGAGATTATCTGATACAGTGACAGATAATTAAAATCCGTGAAATCCTTTAATCTGTCTAAATCCGTGATTCAGACCTATGGACTTAAAATACCAAGACATCACCCAAAAAATTATCGGCGCATCCTTTGAAGTCCATAAATTTCTAGGTAACGGCTTTCAAGAAGTAATTTATCAACGCGCCCTTGCCTACGAACTCCATCAAGCAGGATTAACCTTTGCCAGAGAAATTGAACAACAAATCTATTACAAAAACCTACCCGAACCAATTGGTACACGCCGCGCCGATTTTGTGGTTGAAGAAAAAGTATTAGTCGAACTCAAAGCAGTAATCCAACTCGAAGACGTACACCTAGCCCAAGCATTAAACTATCTCAAAGTATATAAACTCGAAGTTGGATTATTGATTAACTTTGGCAGTAAAAGTTTGACATTTAAGAGATTAGTATTAAGTAACAAATAAAAGAGTCAGAATCGCGGATTATATGGATTACGCTGATTACACAGATTTTTTTCATTTGCTAAGATAACCAAAATCTGTGAAATCCTTTAATCCGTAAAATCCGCGATTCTTACCTTGTTTTTAGCTATTCACATTTCACTCAGGCTTACTCAGGAGAAGTTGGAAAGGCGATCGCTCTCAAGATTAGTATAATTCGTTACTCAAAACCAACTTAACTGCTTCCCCACACTTGAGCCGTTCGCCTGTGAGTAGGGAAGCGACACCCTCAGACTAAGGCAGGGTGGAGTAGTTCAAGTAGTATATTCTGCGTTAATTTTCACGTAGTCATAACTTAAATCACAGCCCCAGGCTTTACCAAAACCATGACCATTCCCAACGTTAACGGCAATAATCACAGGATTATCCACACGTTGACCTTTTGTCATCCCATTAGCCACCACAGAGGAATCAGCCGCAATTTGTTTTAAATATGCACTGGCTGCTGCACGGTCAAATGGTACTGGTTGACCATTTTCTAATAATAAGAAATCGCCTAATTTTATTTGCAGGTTGTCTTGTTCAAAATTCACACCTGCACGTCCGGCGGCGGCGGCGATACGTCCCCAATTGGGGTCGCGTCCAAAAATCGCAGATTTAACGAGAGATGAACCAGCAACGGTTTTGGCTATTTGACGGGCGGAAGCTTGATCATAAGCGCCAGTGACTTGCACTTCAATTAAGCAGGTTGCACCTTCGCCATCACGGGCGATCGCCTTAGCTAAATGCTGACATACTGCTGTTAACATCGCCTCTAATTTCTCGGCTTCTGCACCCATTTCGGTAATTGCTGGGGTGCGAGATTGACCATTAGCCAAAGCAATTAAACTGTCATTGGTGCTGGTATCACCATCTACGGTAATGGCATTAAAACTTTGGTCAGCCGCCCTACTTAACATTTGTTGCCACAGATGAGATGAAACTGCTGCATCACAGGTGACAAATGCCAACATAGTAGCCATATTGGGATGAATCATCCCCGAACCTTTGGAAATACCACCAATTCTGACAGGGCGTTGGCGCAGCCCGCCGGAGGCATCGCCTATAGTTGTTTCTAGAGCAATGGATTTTGTTACTAAGTCTGTAGTAATAATTGCCCCGGCGGCGGCATCTGAACCCGTTTCCGAAAGTGCCGCTACTACCTTGGGAATCCCACTGCGTAAGGCATCCATTTTAATCCGTTGACCAATTACACCCGTAGAAGCCAGCAAAATCGATTCCGGGGAAATATTCAACTCCCGCGCTAATATTTCCGCAGTTTCTTCGGTATCACGTAAACCTTGCATCCCTGTGGAAGCGTTTGCTTGTCCAGCATTGCAGAGAATTGCACGAGCGCTGTGTTTTGCTTGCAAGCGTTGACGACAATAATCCACACAGGCGGCTTTTACTTGGCTAGTGGTAAATACACCAGCTGCGATCGCCTCTACATCTGACCAGATCAAAGCCAAATCGGGCAATCCCGAAGGCTTTAGCCCTGCGGTGATTCCCGCAGCCTGATAACCTCTTGGTGCTGTCACACCACCAGATATTTCTTGCCAATCTGCCATTTTTCTTCTCCCCACAACTGTTAGCTGCTTGACTGGCGATTATACCAAGTCTTCACTCACAACTGCCAGATATTCGCCGAGCATGAAATAAGGAGAGCAGCCACATGGGCAGCTCTCCAGATCATCAGGGTGCATCATCTACATAGCACAGCATAGCATTTTTGCCGTGAGGTGTAATACCCATTATTTATTTTTGGGATAAATCTTCTTCAGCCCTCAACGACCCTACCCTTCAAAATATGGCTAAAACCACTTGCTAAGAAACTATTTCAATTATTTTTTATTGCTTAATATAATATTAAATAATATATTAATTCTTTCTGAGCAACACTCTTAAGTATCAACAGTAATATTTATTTCTATTTATAAAGATATATATAGCAATCCGAGTTTATTCACCCAGAGGCTAAGATCCCCGACTTGTTTAAGAAGTCGGGGATCTTAATGTTCGTAACTTATTGAGCATTGCTCAAAAGATATAATTTTTTAACTAATGCTAGTATACAATCATTAGACTAAGTATTTCGTTTTCCAGTATGACATTATCAGTAAAAACCCCAATAAAAAGCCTCAAAGACTACGCTTACCAAGCAATTCAACAACACCTCAAGAAAACCGTAAAATGGGAGAAACAAGTTAAGAAAGATGAAGATCCCGAAGCATTGCATCAAATGCGAGTCGGGATGCGTCGCCTACGAACTGCAATCAGTAGGTTTAATTTAGTATTGGATTTACCGCAGCCAGCCAGTGATAAAAAAATCGGTAAAATTGCTCGTCTTCTAGGCAATCTGAGAGACATAGATGTACTCAAAGAAACTTTAGTAAACCGTTACCAACCACATTTACCTCAAAAAGAACAAAAAGTTCTGCAAACAGCTTTCGATGCTTTAGATAAACAACGCGAAAAGGCATTATTCAAGACACAGACAACATTACAAAGTGAAGCTTACAAATCTCTCAAACAAGCATTAAAAGTTTGGTTAGATAAACCCATTTATCAGCCTTTGGCATCTCTACCCATTCAACAAGTGC
The window above is part of the Nodularia spumigena CCY9414 genome. Proteins encoded here:
- a CDS encoding type II toxin-antitoxin system death-on-curing family toxin; translated protein: MNEPTWLTEQMVLAIHEGLICQYGGLSGVRDSVLLAASLARLQHKFSVQSEVSLWELAAAYGFALCQNHSFVDGNKRTAFMAMYVFLGLNAYSFNAPEPEIVLVMEGLASGEIDENALQVWLEKYGDELL
- a CDS encoding DUF86 domain-containing protein, which produces MSRNLRLYFEDILNSCDKVLRYTEGISYDQFFEDELRFDAVLRNLQIIGEAIKQVPTETRNRYPTVEWRKIAGLRDILAHAYFSLENEIIWDIVQNKVPLLQEQIEVIFQQEFGDGKFF
- a CDS encoding nucleotidyltransferase family protein is translated as MKREKLIAFLKAHGAEIRGYGVKSLALFGSVARDEATAKSDIDLLVEFDGKVTFDCYMDLKFFLEDSLGCPVDVVSKKMLKPQIRDVIETEAIYVS
- a CDS encoding AbrB/MazE/SpoVT family DNA-binding domain-containing protein, encoding MIQTLKLRKIGNSVGVTFSKESLEKLNLSEGDTLFVTETEHGLQLSPYDPEFEKAMAIYREGSQKFRHALKELAK
- a CDS encoding EVE domain-containing protein, translating into MYSVRNPQARNNLKAMQLNDEVLFYHSQEGNSIMGKMKVIVTAHQDPTTNDPKWLSATFEPVQTFEKAIVLSQIKETPELANIGLVKQPRLAVMPLTKSEFELIIKLAK
- the argJ gene encoding bifunctional ornithine acetyltransferase/N-acetylglutamate synthase, with translation MADWQEISGGVTAPRGYQAAGITAGLKPSGLPDLALIWSDVEAIAAGVFTTSQVKAACVDYCRQRLQAKHSARAILCNAGQANASTGMQGLRDTEETAEILARELNISPESILLASTGVIGQRIKMDALRSGIPKVVAALSETGSDAAAGAIITTDLVTKSIALETTIGDASGGLRQRPVRIGGISKGSGMIHPNMATMLAFVTCDAAVSSHLWQQMLSRAADQSFNAITVDGDTSTNDSLIALANGQSRTPAITEMGAEAEKLEAMLTAVCQHLAKAIARDGEGATCLIEVQVTGAYDQASARQIAKTVAGSSLVKSAIFGRDPNWGRIAAAAGRAGVNFEQDNLQIKLGDFLLLENGQPVPFDRAAASAYLKQIAADSSVVANGMTKGQRVDNPVIIAVNVGNGHGFGKAWGCDLSYDYVKINAEYTT
- a CDS encoding type II toxin-antitoxin system HicB family antitoxin; amino-acid sequence: MQYKDYFGSIHYSDEDKVFYGQAEYIRSLISFEGEDVASLRASFEEAIDDYLALCEEKGIEPEKAFKGSFHVRVGSQLHRQAALFAQQRGVNLNKLVTDALERYLKGESLKNA
- a CDS encoding GxxExxY protein, producing the protein MDLKYQDITQKIIGASFEVHKFLGNGFQEVIYQRALAYELHQAGLTFAREIEQQIYYKNLPEPIGTRRADFVVEEKVLVELKAVIQLEDVHLAQALNYLKVYKLEVGLLINFGSKSLTFKRLVLSNK